Proteins encoded in a region of the Pseudothermotoga elfii DSM 9442 = NBRC 107921 genome:
- a CDS encoding amidohydrolase, which translates to MKILLKNALILKNAFSDFVKENIFIENGKIVEIGKFQRQADKVYDLSGKLIMPGFVNAHTHAAMTLMRGVAEDVSLEEWLFKKIFPIEDKLTPEDVYIGTMIAQMEMARKGVVAYVDMYFHCEAVVQAAIDFGMKALITRGLTNQSGSDNGRLRQNIEYFEKFNGKDGLVFIGFGPHAPYSCSLDYLDRVATVANELGAPVTIHLYESEKETYSLKEILKTKLSECRVIFAHCVHLKESDIELLAKESFFVAHSPTSNLKLANGIAPVSKMLEKNIQVCLGTDGAASNNTLDIWHEMRLASLLQKARDPVKICTTEALSMATLTGAKASGLTSGSLDTGYDADLIVLDIEKPWYLPLEQLKSHLIHSANSLDVYATMVKGRWVYFNGVFPTVDESEIKNRFEGVVQRLIDIGN; encoded by the coding sequence TTGAAGATTTTACTTAAAAATGCGTTGATTCTGAAAAACGCATTTTCCGATTTTGTGAAAGAGAATATATTCATAGAAAACGGGAAAATAGTTGAGATTGGAAAATTTCAGCGGCAAGCCGATAAGGTTTACGATCTTTCTGGAAAATTGATTATGCCTGGCTTTGTAAATGCACATACACATGCAGCAATGACATTGATGCGTGGTGTGGCAGAAGATGTTTCACTTGAGGAATGGTTATTTAAGAAAATTTTCCCAATAGAAGATAAATTGACTCCTGAAGATGTCTATATTGGAACAATGATCGCACAGATGGAGATGGCAAGAAAAGGTGTTGTGGCATATGTGGATATGTATTTTCACTGTGAGGCAGTAGTCCAGGCAGCGATTGATTTTGGGATGAAGGCTTTAATTACACGTGGATTAACAAATCAGTCGGGGTCTGATAATGGTAGATTAAGGCAAAATATAGAGTATTTTGAAAAATTCAATGGAAAAGATGGGTTGGTGTTTATAGGTTTTGGTCCTCATGCCCCCTACAGTTGCTCACTGGATTATTTAGACCGTGTAGCAACAGTTGCAAATGAACTTGGAGCACCTGTAACAATTCATCTTTATGAATCTGAGAAAGAGACTTATTCTTTGAAAGAGATTTTAAAGACAAAACTATCCGAATGCAGGGTAATTTTTGCGCACTGTGTTCATTTGAAAGAAAGCGATATTGAACTGTTGGCGAAAGAGAGTTTTTTTGTGGCACACAGTCCCACGAGTAATTTGAAGCTGGCAAATGGAATAGCTCCGGTTTCAAAAATGCTTGAAAAGAATATTCAGGTCTGCCTTGGAACTGACGGGGCTGCGAGCAACAATACGCTTGACATATGGCATGAAATGCGTTTGGCATCGCTTTTACAGAAAGCACGTGATCCTGTTAAAATCTGCACAACAGAAGCCTTGTCGATGGCAACATTAACAGGAGCGAAAGCAAGTGGTTTAACATCTGGTTCACTGGATACCGGATATGATGCGGATTTAATAGTTTTAGATATCGAGAAACCATGGTACCTTCCACTGGAGCAGTTGAAATCTCACTTAATACATTCGGCTAATTCACTTGACGTTTATGCAACCATGGTTAAGGGTAGATGGGTTTATTTCAACGGAGTTTTTCCAACCGTGGACGAATCTGAGATAAAAAACAGGTTTGAAGGGGTGGTTCAAAGATTGATAGATATCGGAAATTAA
- a CDS encoding TIGR01212 family radical SAM protein (This family includes YhcC from E. coli K-12, an uncharacterized radical SAM protein.), with protein MDRYRKLSVYLKERYGTRVHRLVIDGGFSCPNREKGKPCIFCDPAGSGFNAYHGLSIRDQVLKQKERAAQKYKAKKFIAYFQAFTNTYAPLHVLREKYEQAIVDESIVQLSISTRPDCIPNEVLGLLENFKKKVDVSIELGLQTINSKTLRIIQRGHGIAEFIDAVLRAKMHSIEIVVHVIVDLPWDDLEDVIDTARTLSYLGVNGVKLHSLYVVRNTPLENIFINREVDFIDFKEYKDRVVAFLENLSPHVVIHRLASDPPRNMVVYGNWGMSKIQIVNEIEKELEMRDTFQGKRWAK; from the coding sequence ATTGATAGATATCGGAAATTAAGTGTTTATCTTAAAGAAAGGTATGGAACACGTGTACACAGACTCGTTATAGATGGAGGTTTCAGTTGCCCTAATCGAGAAAAGGGGAAACCATGCATATTTTGCGACCCTGCAGGTAGTGGTTTTAATGCTTATCATGGTTTGTCAATAAGAGATCAGGTTCTAAAACAAAAGGAAAGAGCCGCTCAGAAGTATAAAGCAAAAAAATTTATAGCCTATTTCCAGGCTTTCACAAATACCTATGCTCCTCTGCATGTTTTGAGAGAGAAATACGAACAGGCGATAGTAGATGAAAGCATCGTTCAGCTTTCGATTTCTACAAGACCTGATTGTATCCCCAACGAGGTTCTTGGATTGCTGGAAAATTTCAAAAAGAAAGTTGATGTTTCCATCGAACTTGGGCTTCAAACTATAAACAGCAAAACCCTGCGCATAATTCAAAGGGGACATGGCATAGCCGAATTTATTGACGCCGTTTTAAGAGCAAAGATGCACAGCATAGAGATTGTAGTGCATGTGATTGTCGATTTACCTTGGGACGATCTGGAAGATGTAATCGACACAGCCAGAACACTGTCTTATCTTGGTGTGAATGGAGTTAAATTGCATTCACTCTATGTGGTTAGAAATACCCCCTTAGAAAATATTTTTATCAATAGAGAGGTAGATTTTATAGATTTCAAAGAATATAAAGATAGGGTCGTGGCGTTCCTTGAGAATTTATCACCTCATGTGGTAATACACAGGCTTGCCTCTGATCCTCCGAGGAATATGGTTGTTTACGGGAACTGGGGAATGTCTAAAATTCAGATAGTAAACGAGATAGAAAAGGAGCTTGAAATGCGAGATACATTTCAAGGAAAAAGATGGGCAAAATAA
- a CDS encoding HD domain-containing phosphohydrolase, with amino-acid sequence MNLAITVPLNTFVKLMHELGILEYKNFIKHSFQVAKLSKQIAQNINLDYEPEQIYLAGLLHDVGLVLKASVENYELFKDIFRNTPDIEKVVLALDKKDQHSLLSNLVTSKIQFVDPDCSKALLYHHMSGNEIGESKKIALLANCIKAADTISLANMRKKRDELSAESMEEMVNAIEKDRGLFEEVKKASLEIIHDYTKIFDLLDERDDFSSSKQLSLKDFETGAKLIATLMDLRSPYTRSHTFLVTRVAKQLMAELMSEEDSRFMTVAALLHDIGKISTPLEILHKKSSLNDKELLIMRRHVVETRRMLSRAGIKAVADVSASHHERLDGSGYPVGLKSNETTIYMRILQVSDVFSALVEKRPYRDAVSLNEAIEILEKEASFKKLDSQVCKKLKELINNGYLDDFFTDRFTHVLEDLLELKFNEIDTIFERDFDGWEGLF; translated from the coding sequence ATGAATCTCGCGATAACTGTACCATTGAATACATTTGTAAAATTGATGCATGAACTTGGCATACTGGAATATAAGAATTTCATTAAACATTCGTTTCAGGTAGCCAAACTCTCAAAACAGATAGCTCAGAATATAAATCTCGACTACGAACCAGAGCAAATTTATTTAGCTGGTCTTCTGCATGACGTTGGCTTGGTTTTGAAAGCATCAGTTGAAAATTATGAACTGTTCAAAGATATTTTTCGCAATACGCCGGATATTGAAAAAGTTGTTCTGGCTCTTGATAAAAAAGATCAACACTCACTTTTATCCAACCTTGTTACATCTAAAATACAATTTGTGGATCCTGATTGCTCGAAAGCGTTGCTGTATCATCATATGTCAGGCAATGAGATTGGAGAATCGAAAAAAATTGCTCTTCTCGCCAATTGTATAAAAGCAGCCGATACAATTTCTTTGGCAAACATGAGAAAGAAAAGGGATGAACTTTCCGCAGAATCTATGGAAGAAATGGTTAACGCTATCGAAAAAGACAGAGGATTATTTGAAGAAGTGAAAAAAGCTTCTCTGGAAATAATTCATGATTATACGAAAATCTTTGATCTTCTGGATGAACGAGATGATTTTTCTTCAAGCAAACAACTTTCACTGAAAGATTTCGAAACTGGTGCTAAATTAATTGCGACTTTGATGGATTTAAGAAGTCCTTACACAAGGAGCCATACATTTCTTGTAACGCGTGTAGCAAAGCAACTCATGGCTGAATTGATGTCTGAAGAAGATTCCAGGTTTATGACTGTAGCAGCGCTTCTACATGATATTGGCAAGATATCAACACCTCTTGAAATTCTCCATAAGAAAAGCTCTTTGAACGATAAAGAATTGCTGATTATGAGAAGACATGTCGTTGAGACGCGCAGAATGTTATCAAGAGCAGGAATAAAAGCGGTTGCAGATGTTTCAGCTTCGCACCATGAAAGATTGGATGGAAGTGGTTACCCGGTTGGTTTGAAATCGAATGAAACAACGATCTATATGAGAATTCTTCAAGTTAGTGATGTGTTTTCTGCTCTTGTTGAAAAAAGACCTTACAGAGATGCGGTGAGTTTAAATGAAGCAATTGAAATTCTGGAGAAGGAAGCATCTTTCAAAAAATTGGATTCGCAGGTCTGCAAAAAATTAAAAGAGCTCATCAATAATGGATATTTGGACGATTTTTTTACAGACAGGTTTACCCACGTACTGGAAGATTTGCTCGAATTGAAATTTAATGAAATTGATACGATCTTTGAAAGAGATTTTGATGGCTGGGAGGGATTGTTTTGA